From one Cyprinus carpio isolate SPL01 chromosome B3, ASM1834038v1, whole genome shotgun sequence genomic stretch:
- the LOC109109100 gene encoding outer dynein arm-docking complex subunit 4-like isoform X1 yields the protein MSDNEEGQGPKSTFSTYVAEGDQLFQKGEYVKAIESFSTALSLQPDDKNCLVARSRCFLKHGDAESALKDAETSLKDNKDFFKGLYQKAEALYNMGDFEFALVYYHRGNKLRPELQDFRLGIQKAQEAIDNSVGSPSSVKLENKGDLSFFHKSNGVRSKHLNHSHKRESKKHCQKMDKNEKTAKQLLGELYSDREYLEKLLQDEDLIKGKIRTGERVQDLIVGCISYLDTRTAFWQQQKPIYARQRDRKLMQQQWNRVLHKPPSDPTRYILNSLEEIDTALSSGSTDSGLKKACELMKVVKEWSGEVLPNKREVLGNLHSCIGNALMDLGDMDKALHHHEKDLELAKKGDLMDSKSRALDNIGRVYACIGKFQQAIEVWEEKLPLVCGGLEKAWLFHEIGRCYLELKRYSEARDCGSRSLMAADDISDEKWQLNASVLMAQAELKLGNYKACVLHFERALDQAKLLQDDSASEAIQKALREARHRVTQ from the exons ATGTCCGATAACGAGGAAGGCCAAGGGCCGAAGAGTACCTTTAGCACCTATGTAGCTGAAGGGGACCAGCTGTTCCAGAAGGGAGAGTATGTCAAAGCTATCGAGAGCTTTTCCACG GCTTTAAGTTTACAGCCGGATGATAAAAACTGTCTGGTCGCCAGATCCAGGTGTTTTTTGAAACATGGGGATGCAGAGAGCGCGCTGAAAGATGCCGAGACCTCCCTCAAAGACAACAAAGACTTCTTCAAG GGTCTGTATCAGAAAGCTGAAGCTCTCTACAATATGGGCGATTTTGAGTTTGCATTGGTCTACTATCACCGAGGCAATAAGCTGCGTCCAGAGCTGCAGGACTTCAGGCTGGGAATCCAGAAAGCTCAAGAGGCAATCGACAACTCAGTGGGCA GTCCTTCCTCTGTGAAGCTGGAAAATAAAGGAGACTTGTCGTTCTTCCACAAATCTAATGGG gttCGTTCCAAGCATTTGAATCATTCTCATAAGAGGGAATCCAAAAAGCATTGCCAGAAGAtggacaaaaatgaaaaaacagcCAAGCAACTTCTGGGAGAGCTATACAGTGACAGAGAATACTTAGAGAAACTTCTACAAGATGAgg ATCTTATAAAAGGTAAGATAAGAACTGGAGAGCGTGTGCAAGATCTGATTGTAGGCTGTATCTCATATCTGGACACGCGGACGGCATTCTGGCAGCAGCAGAAGCCCATCTACGCTCGTCAGCGAGACAGAAAACTCATGCAGCAGCAGTGGAACCGGGTTCTTCACAAGCCTCCCTCAGACCCCACTCGATACATCCTCAACAGTCTGGAGGAGATTGACACAG CCTTGAGTTCAGGCAGCACAGATAGCGGTCTGAAGAAGGCCTGTGAGCTCATGAAGGTGGTGAAGGAATGGTCTGGGGAAGTGCTGCCCAATAAGAGAGAAGTGCTTGGGAACCTCCACAGCTGCATTG GCAATGCACTGATGGATCTTGGGGATATGGACAAGGCTCTGCATCATCATGAGAAGGATCTGGAGCTGGCCAAGAAAGG CGACCTGATggacagtaaatccagggctctGGACAACATTGGCCGTGTGTACGCATGTATTGGCAAGTTTCAACAAGCTATAGAAGT CTGGGAGGAGAAGTTGCCTCTAGTATGTGGTGGGTTAGAGAAAGCCTGGTTGTTCCACGAGATCGGCCGCTGTTACCTAGAGCTGAAACGCTACAGCGAAGCACGAGACTGCGGCTCTCGCTCACTCATGGCTGCGGATGACATCAGCGATGAAAAATGGCAGCTCAATGCCAGTGTGCTCATGGCGCAGGCAGAAT TGAAGCTGGGTAACTACAAGGCCTGTGTGTTACACTTTGAGAGGGCACTGGACCAGGCAAAACTGCTGCAGGACGACTCTGCCAGCGAAGCCATCCAGAAG
- the LOC109109100 gene encoding outer dynein arm-docking complex subunit 4-like isoform X2: MSDNEEGQGPKSTFSTYVAEGDQLFQKGEYVKAIESFSTALSLQPDDKNCLVARSRCFLKHGDAESALKDAETSLKDNKDFFKGLYQKAEALYNMGDFEFALVYYHRGNKLRPELQDFRLGIQKAQEAIDNSVGSPSSVKLENKGDLSFFHKSNGVRSKHLNHSHKRESKKHCQKMDKNEKTAKQLLGELYSDREYLEKLLQDEDLIKGKIRTGERVQDLIVGCISYLDTRTAFWQQQKPIYARQRDRKLMQQQWNRVLHKPPSDPTRYILNSLEEIDTGNALMDLGDMDKALHHHEKDLELAKKGDLMDSKSRALDNIGRVYACIGKFQQAIEVWEEKLPLVCGGLEKAWLFHEIGRCYLELKRYSEARDCGSRSLMAADDISDEKWQLNASVLMAQAELKLGNYKACVLHFERALDQAKLLQDDSASEAIQKALREARHRVTQ, from the exons ATGTCCGATAACGAGGAAGGCCAAGGGCCGAAGAGTACCTTTAGCACCTATGTAGCTGAAGGGGACCAGCTGTTCCAGAAGGGAGAGTATGTCAAAGCTATCGAGAGCTTTTCCACG GCTTTAAGTTTACAGCCGGATGATAAAAACTGTCTGGTCGCCAGATCCAGGTGTTTTTTGAAACATGGGGATGCAGAGAGCGCGCTGAAAGATGCCGAGACCTCCCTCAAAGACAACAAAGACTTCTTCAAG GGTCTGTATCAGAAAGCTGAAGCTCTCTACAATATGGGCGATTTTGAGTTTGCATTGGTCTACTATCACCGAGGCAATAAGCTGCGTCCAGAGCTGCAGGACTTCAGGCTGGGAATCCAGAAAGCTCAAGAGGCAATCGACAACTCAGTGGGCA GTCCTTCCTCTGTGAAGCTGGAAAATAAAGGAGACTTGTCGTTCTTCCACAAATCTAATGGG gttCGTTCCAAGCATTTGAATCATTCTCATAAGAGGGAATCCAAAAAGCATTGCCAGAAGAtggacaaaaatgaaaaaacagcCAAGCAACTTCTGGGAGAGCTATACAGTGACAGAGAATACTTAGAGAAACTTCTACAAGATGAgg ATCTTATAAAAGGTAAGATAAGAACTGGAGAGCGTGTGCAAGATCTGATTGTAGGCTGTATCTCATATCTGGACACGCGGACGGCATTCTGGCAGCAGCAGAAGCCCATCTACGCTCGTCAGCGAGACAGAAAACTCATGCAGCAGCAGTGGAACCGGGTTCTTCACAAGCCTCCCTCAGACCCCACTCGATACATCCTCAACAGTCTGGAGGAGATTGACACAG GCAATGCACTGATGGATCTTGGGGATATGGACAAGGCTCTGCATCATCATGAGAAGGATCTGGAGCTGGCCAAGAAAGG CGACCTGATggacagtaaatccagggctctGGACAACATTGGCCGTGTGTACGCATGTATTGGCAAGTTTCAACAAGCTATAGAAGT CTGGGAGGAGAAGTTGCCTCTAGTATGTGGTGGGTTAGAGAAAGCCTGGTTGTTCCACGAGATCGGCCGCTGTTACCTAGAGCTGAAACGCTACAGCGAAGCACGAGACTGCGGCTCTCGCTCACTCATGGCTGCGGATGACATCAGCGATGAAAAATGGCAGCTCAATGCCAGTGTGCTCATGGCGCAGGCAGAAT TGAAGCTGGGTAACTACAAGGCCTGTGTGTTACACTTTGAGAGGGCACTGGACCAGGCAAAACTGCTGCAGGACGACTCTGCCAGCGAAGCCATCCAGAAG
- the LOC109109100 gene encoding outer dynein arm-docking complex subunit 4-like isoform X3, whose product MGDFEFALVYYHRGNKLRPELQDFRLGIQKAQEAIDNSVGSPSSVKLENKGDLSFFHKSNGVRSKHLNHSHKRESKKHCQKMDKNEKTAKQLLGELYSDREYLEKLLQDEDLIKGKIRTGERVQDLIVGCISYLDTRTAFWQQQKPIYARQRDRKLMQQQWNRVLHKPPSDPTRYILNSLEEIDTALSSGSTDSGLKKACELMKVVKEWSGEVLPNKREVLGNLHSCIGNALMDLGDMDKALHHHEKDLELAKKGDLMDSKSRALDNIGRVYACIGKFQQAIEVWEEKLPLVCGGLEKAWLFHEIGRCYLELKRYSEARDCGSRSLMAADDISDEKWQLNASVLMAQAELKLGNYKACVLHFERALDQAKLLQDDSASEAIQKALREARHRVTQ is encoded by the exons ATGGGCGATTTTGAGTTTGCATTGGTCTACTATCACCGAGGCAATAAGCTGCGTCCAGAGCTGCAGGACTTCAGGCTGGGAATCCAGAAAGCTCAAGAGGCAATCGACAACTCAGTGGGCA GTCCTTCCTCTGTGAAGCTGGAAAATAAAGGAGACTTGTCGTTCTTCCACAAATCTAATGGG gttCGTTCCAAGCATTTGAATCATTCTCATAAGAGGGAATCCAAAAAGCATTGCCAGAAGAtggacaaaaatgaaaaaacagcCAAGCAACTTCTGGGAGAGCTATACAGTGACAGAGAATACTTAGAGAAACTTCTACAAGATGAgg ATCTTATAAAAGGTAAGATAAGAACTGGAGAGCGTGTGCAAGATCTGATTGTAGGCTGTATCTCATATCTGGACACGCGGACGGCATTCTGGCAGCAGCAGAAGCCCATCTACGCTCGTCAGCGAGACAGAAAACTCATGCAGCAGCAGTGGAACCGGGTTCTTCACAAGCCTCCCTCAGACCCCACTCGATACATCCTCAACAGTCTGGAGGAGATTGACACAG CCTTGAGTTCAGGCAGCACAGATAGCGGTCTGAAGAAGGCCTGTGAGCTCATGAAGGTGGTGAAGGAATGGTCTGGGGAAGTGCTGCCCAATAAGAGAGAAGTGCTTGGGAACCTCCACAGCTGCATTG GCAATGCACTGATGGATCTTGGGGATATGGACAAGGCTCTGCATCATCATGAGAAGGATCTGGAGCTGGCCAAGAAAGG CGACCTGATggacagtaaatccagggctctGGACAACATTGGCCGTGTGTACGCATGTATTGGCAAGTTTCAACAAGCTATAGAAGT CTGGGAGGAGAAGTTGCCTCTAGTATGTGGTGGGTTAGAGAAAGCCTGGTTGTTCCACGAGATCGGCCGCTGTTACCTAGAGCTGAAACGCTACAGCGAAGCACGAGACTGCGGCTCTCGCTCACTCATGGCTGCGGATGACATCAGCGATGAAAAATGGCAGCTCAATGCCAGTGTGCTCATGGCGCAGGCAGAAT TGAAGCTGGGTAACTACAAGGCCTGTGTGTTACACTTTGAGAGGGCACTGGACCAGGCAAAACTGCTGCAGGACGACTCTGCCAGCGAAGCCATCCAGAAG